A stretch of Dama dama isolate Ldn47 chromosome 22, ASM3311817v1, whole genome shotgun sequence DNA encodes these proteins:
- the LOC133043912 gene encoding apolipoprotein L3-like isoform X3: protein MLRKDEAALHKYLNELKGDLIEKDQETLTKEELDRRRFLKKFPRVKQQLEERIGKLHELADKVDKDHKESTIFKVMAHTTGVASGALTLLGLALAPVTGGGSLALSAAGFGLGAAAAGVTVSTSYKENASRSAAETEANSLMATGVKKWKVLLKVLRSNSRIRSIEKLAKAVRQIQKNIRAMETGKDNPEFATNVSDYLGPGKIIVPGARLVKKACSVTMAPAAVTGARIVGAATAGVFLLVDVGFLVRESMHLHDGAKAESAENLRQQARELERNLQELNNMYELLQ, encoded by the exons ATGCTCAG GAAAGACGAGGCTGCACTACACAAATATCTAAATGaattgaaaggagacttgatagAGAAGGACCAGGAAACGCTCACAAAAGAGGAGCTGGACAGGAGGAGGTTTCTGAAGAAGTTTCCTCGGGTGAAGCAGCAGCTGGAGGAGCGCATAGGAAAGCTCCACGAGCTCGCAGACAAGGTTGACAAGGACCACAAGGAGTCTACCATCTTCAAAGTGATGGCCCACACCACTGGCGTTGCATCTGGCGCCCTGACCCTCCTTGGCCTGGCTCTGGCACCCGTGACAGGGGGGGGCAGTCTGGCACTCTCGGCCGCTGGGTTCGGGCTCGGAGCAGCAGCTGCTGGGGTAACTGTGTCCACCAGCTACAAGGAAAACGCAAGCAGGTCAGCAGCTGAAACTGAAGCCAATAGCCTGATGGCAACTGGGGTCAAGAAATGGAAGGTGCTCCTAAAGGTACTCAGGAGCAACTCCCGAATTAGATCAATAGAGAAATTGGCAAAAGCTGTGCGACAGATTCAAAAAAATATACGTGCCATGGAAACAGGCAAAGACAACCCTGAATTTGCAACCAATGTAAGCGACTACTTGGGCCCTGGGAAAATCATAGTCCCAGGCGCCCGGCTGGTAAAGAAGGCCTGTTCCGTTACCATGGCTCCGGCAGCTGTCACAGGGGCCCGGATTGTGGGTGCAGCCACCGCAGGTGTCTTTCTCCTGGTGGATGTGGGCTTCCTAGTGAGGGAGTCAATGCACTTGCATGATGGTGCAAAGGCAGAGTCTGCTGAAAACCTGAGGCAGCAGGCCAGGGAGCTGGAGAGGAATTTGCAGGAGCTCAACAATATGTATGAACTTCTGCAGTAG
- the LOC133043912 gene encoding apolipoprotein L2-like isoform X1, giving the protein MSSENFGKCSDIEIFFEDVVECLWDILSREELLLLLTEFLRKIEAKAGLSRKDEAALHKYLNELKGDLIEKDQETLTKEELDRRRFLKKFPRVKQQLEERIGKLHELADKVDKDHKESTIFKVMAHTTGVASGALTLLGLALAPVTGGGSLALSAAGFGLGAAAAGVTVSTSYKENASRSAAETEANSLMATGVKKWKVLLKVLRSNSRIRSIEKLAKAVRQIQKNIRAMETGKDNPEFATNVSDYLGPGKIIVPGARLVKKACSVTMAPAAVTGARIVGAATAGVFLLVDVGFLVRESMHLHDGAKAESAENLRQQARELERNLQELNNMYELLQ; this is encoded by the exons ATGAGCTCAGAAAACTTTGGAAAATGCTCAG ATATTGAGATCTTTTTTGAGGATGTCGTTGAGTGTCTCTGGGACATACTGAGCAGGGAGGAACTGCTTCTCCTGCTGACTGAATTCCTGAGGAAAATTGAGGCGAAGGCTGGTTTGTCCAG GAAAGACGAGGCTGCACTACACAAATATCTAAATGaattgaaaggagacttgatagAGAAGGACCAGGAAACGCTCACAAAAGAGGAGCTGGACAGGAGGAGGTTTCTGAAGAAGTTTCCTCGGGTGAAGCAGCAGCTGGAGGAGCGCATAGGAAAGCTCCACGAGCTCGCAGACAAGGTTGACAAGGACCACAAGGAGTCTACCATCTTCAAAGTGATGGCCCACACCACTGGCGTTGCATCTGGCGCCCTGACCCTCCTTGGCCTGGCTCTGGCACCCGTGACAGGGGGGGGCAGTCTGGCACTCTCGGCCGCTGGGTTCGGGCTCGGAGCAGCAGCTGCTGGGGTAACTGTGTCCACCAGCTACAAGGAAAACGCAAGCAGGTCAGCAGCTGAAACTGAAGCCAATAGCCTGATGGCAACTGGGGTCAAGAAATGGAAGGTGCTCCTAAAGGTACTCAGGAGCAACTCCCGAATTAGATCAATAGAGAAATTGGCAAAAGCTGTGCGACAGATTCAAAAAAATATACGTGCCATGGAAACAGGCAAAGACAACCCTGAATTTGCAACCAATGTAAGCGACTACTTGGGCCCTGGGAAAATCATAGTCCCAGGCGCCCGGCTGGTAAAGAAGGCCTGTTCCGTTACCATGGCTCCGGCAGCTGTCACAGGGGCCCGGATTGTGGGTGCAGCCACCGCAGGTGTCTTTCTCCTGGTGGATGTGGGCTTCCTAGTGAGGGAGTCAATGCACTTGCATGATGGTGCAAAGGCAGAGTCTGCTGAAAACCTGAGGCAGCAGGCCAGGGAGCTGGAGAGGAATTTGCAGGAGCTCAACAATATGTATGAACTTCTGCAGTAG
- the LOC133043912 gene encoding apolipoprotein L3-like isoform X2, which translates to MRLLQRHPEGSCICIAEKNWILFTLSQRKSPGKDEAALHKYLNELKGDLIEKDQETLTKEELDRRRFLKKFPRVKQQLEERIGKLHELADKVDKDHKESTIFKVMAHTTGVASGALTLLGLALAPVTGGGSLALSAAGFGLGAAAAGVTVSTSYKENASRSAAETEANSLMATGVKKWKVLLKVLRSNSRIRSIEKLAKAVRQIQKNIRAMETGKDNPEFATNVSDYLGPGKIIVPGARLVKKACSVTMAPAAVTGARIVGAATAGVFLLVDVGFLVRESMHLHDGAKAESAENLRQQARELERNLQELNNMYELLQ; encoded by the coding sequence GAAAGACGAGGCTGCACTACACAAATATCTAAATGaattgaaaggagacttgatagAGAAGGACCAGGAAACGCTCACAAAAGAGGAGCTGGACAGGAGGAGGTTTCTGAAGAAGTTTCCTCGGGTGAAGCAGCAGCTGGAGGAGCGCATAGGAAAGCTCCACGAGCTCGCAGACAAGGTTGACAAGGACCACAAGGAGTCTACCATCTTCAAAGTGATGGCCCACACCACTGGCGTTGCATCTGGCGCCCTGACCCTCCTTGGCCTGGCTCTGGCACCCGTGACAGGGGGGGGCAGTCTGGCACTCTCGGCCGCTGGGTTCGGGCTCGGAGCAGCAGCTGCTGGGGTAACTGTGTCCACCAGCTACAAGGAAAACGCAAGCAGGTCAGCAGCTGAAACTGAAGCCAATAGCCTGATGGCAACTGGGGTCAAGAAATGGAAGGTGCTCCTAAAGGTACTCAGGAGCAACTCCCGAATTAGATCAATAGAGAAATTGGCAAAAGCTGTGCGACAGATTCAAAAAAATATACGTGCCATGGAAACAGGCAAAGACAACCCTGAATTTGCAACCAATGTAAGCGACTACTTGGGCCCTGGGAAAATCATAGTCCCAGGCGCCCGGCTGGTAAAGAAGGCCTGTTCCGTTACCATGGCTCCGGCAGCTGTCACAGGGGCCCGGATTGTGGGTGCAGCCACCGCAGGTGTCTTTCTCCTGGTGGATGTGGGCTTCCTAGTGAGGGAGTCAATGCACTTGCATGATGGTGCAAAGGCAGAGTCTGCTGAAAACCTGAGGCAGCAGGCCAGGGAGCTGGAGAGGAATTTGCAGGAGCTCAACAATATGTATGAACTTCTGCAGTAG